The genomic window ATGAATAAAAATAATTACCAAATGTTAATGTTGTGTTTATTTGTTGTATTTTTATTGCGAAATTTTGTTAATAAATGTAATAAAAATACAATAAATAACAAAATGTGCGAAATATAGGCATTTTTTTCATTGCAAGTGGTCTGATCAGTAGTAAAATTACAATTAAAAGAGTATTATTAACTCAGTTAATTATATTCATATTATTTGTACGACTTTGGTGATCCTTAAAAGATTATTCATGAGGATAATTTAAAATCGGCAAATATAGTGGCTACTGACAGGAGGATATCGATGTCCACATACCACGAATATTCCCGTACTCAGGTTATGGTACGCCGCGCTGCCGCGTTGTTTGCAGGCATACTTGCATTTCCGATTATGGTTTTTCATCCACAACGTGCAAAATTTTATAGCTACTTATATAAAGTTTGGACGAAAACAAGCGATAAACCCGTGTGGTTAGAGCGTTCAGAAATGACGATGGATGCACATCGCTAGCAGTAAAATTGCGATATTATTCTCCCCGCGATAAAAAATCGTGGGGATGAAAAATCCTGCCTTTGCACCTACATCTCCAAAATAGCCATTTCTTTTTACTCTATTGCTTTATAATCTTATGACATGACAATTTTCGGTCATTTAAAAATTATTTGCTATGTCAGCCAAAAACATTGCAAGAAAAGGATAAGGTTATGCGTAATATCTCTTTGGAAGAAGTGATCAATAATGAATTAAAAGTCAGTGAATTCCAAGACTATGCTCCGAATGGCCTTCAAGTAGAAGGGCGCTCGCATGTACAAAAAATTGTCACTGGTGTGACTGCTTGCCAAGCGTTATTAGATAAAGCTGTAGAAATGGAAGCGGATGCAATTATTGTTCATCATGGTTATTTTTGGAAAAATGAGCCAGTTGTGATCAAAGGCATGAAAAGAAAGCGCCTGAAAACATTATTAGAAAATGATATTAACCTTTATGGCTATCATCTTCCTCTGGATGCTCATCCTCATCTTGGTAATAACACACAGCTAGCACATTTAATGGGTGTCAAAATTGATGGTTATATTGAGCCTTTATTGCCATTTGGTTATTTTGATGAGCCAATCACGCCAGCAGAATTATCACAGCGTTTAGAAAAGCAACTTGGTCGTAAGGTGCTCCATTGCGGAGATTTTGGTAAACAAGAAATCAGACAAATTGCATGGTGCACGGGTGGCGGGCAAGGTTTTATTTTAGAAGCGGCTGAATTTGGTGTGGATGCTTTTGTCACGGGAGAGGTTTCAGAGCAAACTATCCATATTGCAAGAGAAATGGGCATTCATTTTTATTCTGCGGGTCATCACGCAACAGAACGCTATGGCATTAAAGCATTAACTAAATGGTTAGTTGATAACCATGGTTTAGATGCAACATTCATTGATATTGATAACCCAGCTTAAAATAGATAAAAATGCAGTATATCTATTTGATATACTGCATTTTAGTCGATGATTAATACTTTGTGGCTTACTGATTTTAGTGCGCCTGAACTCGATAACGAATTGAAACACCCATCAGGATCACGCCGGAAATTAACATTACTGCGCCTAGATGTTGGCTCCAGCCAGCAACAATCAAACCAATAGCAAGACCAATATAATAAAATAGGCCTAATATAGCGCCAGCAGTCCCTTTTCTATCATTATAACGATTCAGTGCATGGGCAAGAATATTTGGAATTGCAACACCATACCCAATAACAATTCCTATCACTGGCAAAATAAACCACGCCGAATGAATAAGAGCAAAAACTAACGCTCCGCTAATTAATGAAATCAAACTCGCGAGTTTAACTAATGTCTCTGGTGATTGATTTTTAGCCAGTAAATACCGATTTAAGACTGAGCCAATTCCGACGCCAATGGCGAGTAAAATGCCTGTAAGACCAAATTGCTGCTGAGATAGCATTAATTGTTCAAAATGAAAGGGCGCAAGTTGGTAATA from Providencia sneebia DSM 19967 includes these protein-coding regions:
- a CDS encoding DUF2517 family protein, which encodes MSTYHEYSRTQVMVRRAAALFAGILAFPIMVFHPQRAKFYSYLYKVWTKTSDKPVWLERSEMTMDAHR
- a CDS encoding type 2 GTP cyclohydrolase I — its product is MRNISLEEVINNELKVSEFQDYAPNGLQVEGRSHVQKIVTGVTACQALLDKAVEMEADAIIVHHGYFWKNEPVVIKGMKRKRLKTLLENDINLYGYHLPLDAHPHLGNNTQLAHLMGVKIDGYIEPLLPFGYFDEPITPAELSQRLEKQLGRKVLHCGDFGKQEIRQIAWCTGGGQGFILEAAEFGVDAFVTGEVSEQTIHIAREMGIHFYSAGHHATERYGIKALTKWLVDNHGLDATFIDIDNPA